Sequence from the Microplitis demolitor isolate Queensland-Clemson2020A chromosome 2, iyMicDemo2.1a, whole genome shotgun sequence genome:
TAGGACATTCTAAGCCGTGTGTATAATTGACTACTCGAGCCGGATAGCAAACACGTGAACTGGGACGTCTTACTTTCCTCCGTGgtgtgaataaaatttttccctaGATCTGCatctgaaagtttaaatttttgcatatgaaaaaatggattttttgtCACATTTATCAACAATTGATTACATGTCGAAAAATTGTCGGGCTAAaaagtcaacaattttttttgacttaggTTTTTCTCGTAAGAGAACAGAACGACATTCTTTCCTGTAAACAgggcaggaatttaaacttccAGCGCAGATATGGTGAAAAtaattcttcttttttttatacaatacaacaaaaaaatgtatatgagtagaaaatgataaaatattagtttatggagaagaatataaaaaattaatattaatattgaccAAGTCGTCTCATCGGCACGTTCAACGAGGCTTATTTAAAAGCAACCTGTTTTGATCTGGCTGgtttattcaattgtataaggaaataattaaataagactCCATACTTACGTCTTTAGTAGACAGACttattgatatataattaattaatcaacatCAAGACAAACCAATAACGTCTACTATGATCCTGATAGTGTTGGCAGCTTGGTAATGTGCCCATTTACCAACTTGTCAAGTTAAATTATCCGATCTGTACTTATTATGTACAACGACAGCTCCAGCTTTTTAAATCCCAttcatatattatacatatataaatatacataaaaaaaaaaaacacttaaatTTCACGCTCGCACGTATATACTAAATTTACAAATCATGTTAAGTTAAATCATGAGCCAACGTCATGGAtgtaaaatattcataaaaattgaatttaaaaaaaaatgaaataatgaatataaattttcaaggaGAGATcatttgtttcttttattaacaagtattttttttaaattaagttttatcatatataatgTAATACGTGATAATACGTGATTGATATTTGACAGGCAGTATGTAGTAAGTGTAATGTacgatgaaaataataaaaataatatcgaaTTAAAAAGTGCAAGTTGATTACAGTAATACTTTTAATAGGTACAACACGaataagtaatataataataataataatattaataataatgataatgataataattaatacatgaTAATAGTAAGACTTAAAAATGTGTTTGATACTGAGACGGCGGCGGTTTGTTTCTCATAATGATTATcataacttaataatttttgtatttttgtcataaatttatcgatcAATTGAAAGTGCAAAATGCATTATGCCACTACCGCTAActagtatgtatatatatatacatatatatgtgtatgtatatatatatataaatttgaatatatatataataaaattaataatactattgtgtataaatatgaatatctcgaaataaatgtatcaataaaaaacaaactaatcaattttatttatatatttgaaattattgagaaatgaaaagtacaattttcattttgtaatttattttatgataatgagTTGCCATTGACTGAGTGATTTTAATTACCAAGTTCtgtcagataaatttttaaaaacaagacacaagatttttttgaattcttcatgtgcgtttttaaaaatttattactgtcagtatttattttgttgataataagtaaattttttcggTGACAGCTACTttcaacataaatttatttttgaaaacagttcagtaaaataagaattttaatgtCGAAGAACTTGTCTCTTGTcacttatatatttgtataggtatatttagtaaatgtagatataaaaatacatgagtAATCATCCAGGTAGCACACTTGCCTTggtgacatctataagatatcaGTTTTTAGGCTGCTTTTTGACCTGTGAATAAGGCATCAATATGTTGGCAAaacgatcaaaaatttatgtcatcaaaaaaatacCTACTTATCTCCAGAAAAACAATACAAATGTTTTCTGTCTTCGGAACCAACATTTGCATGTCGTATTCATAtcaaaaaagatgattttgagacaaaaaaaaatttgtcttgtcctttcaaaagacatcttaaagttgactCTATGCTACTTGAGCAGATACTAGTTCCtcgagtgtgaatgtagcagacaattgtcaatttttcaaattttagaataaatgaataaactgtagtagagtaaaaattaaaagctgcatatttagataaatgtaaaatccgtacgcgcatttttttcaatttcaatattGCACgacatgatgcgaagcatcagagagtgctttacgatcgaaaaatttttttaaattaatttatttatttaattcaaatttataaattgtctcatgtctgctacattcatactagTTCACTGATCGAGTTCTAGATCTTTTCACTtataggtatttttttttaatttaaggtaCAAAGACCTAGTACCTGATCAAGCCTGTTCAAAAATGTatctaaaaaagtaaaattaattttttagagtgAGAATATAAAAATCCCCATTTTAGAGTAAAATCCATTTCACCTTTCGGAAAGATCCGAGCAGTTTCTCAGGTAGTGTCGGCGCTACTCTCGTTCAAATAATGCGTTACGATGGTTAACTGACATTTTGGAATAGAGTATATAAAagcgcggtaaaataatttatctcagATTTCACAACAATGGATCCTGAAACTActgaattaaaagaaaataatgaaccTACACCAGTATCAGATATAACTGATTCTGAAATTAAACATGAAGTGCCAGATAGTACCCTCCGTCGTAAAAATCTTGATTCATTTTTTGGAGAAAGTGATCACTGTGCCAATAAAGTTTATCAATCTGAGGTTAGTTttcttttgatatttttttttctctatcaaaaatttaatgtcgcaactgttaaaataaatttttttatgagtgtcAAGGTAGCAGATATAACTTtactgtcatattttttttaggttccTGAAATATGTAAAAGTGAGCCCTGTATGTTAGGAGTCGATGAAGCAGGAAGAGGACCAGTTTTAGGGCCTATGGTTTATGGTATCACTTATATCCCATTGTCTAAAAAGCAACTGCTAGTTGATATTGGATGCGCTGACTCTAAAACTCTTTCGGAAGACGAACGAGATGggatatttgataaaatatgtGATAAGCCTGAAGAAATTGGTTGGGCTGTGGAAGCAATATCACCAACTTTTATTTGCAACAGCATGTATAGAAGATGTAAGTCATCGTTGAATGAAGTATCAATGAACTCGGCAATTGGACTGATAAAAGGAGCCATTGAAGCCGGCGTAAATGTTGAAGAGATTTACGTTGACACTGTCGGGAAGTCTGGAAAGTATGaagacaaattaaaaagtatttttccaGATATCAAAAGTATTATTGTTGCTAAAAAGGCTGATTCAACTTATCCTGTTGTAAGTGCTGCCAGTATTTGCGCTAAAGTTTCAAGAGACCATGCATTGAGAGCTTGGCGTTTTCTTGAAGGCGAGCCAAAGGGAGACTATGGTACTGGTTATCCACATGATACTGTAACGAAGCAGTGGCTAACTGACAACATTGATCCAATATTTGGGTTTCCGCAAATTGTAAGATTTAGCTGGTCAACAGCTGAGAAAATTTTGGAAACTGATGCCGAAGCTGTCCAGTGGGAAAATATTGAAAGCGCATCATTgccgaaaaaacaaaaaatttcaagtttttttgtgGCTCTGTCTGAAGATGGCCAACCGCAGAAAAAGAAGCATGACTTTTTTGTTAATCGATGTCTTACAAATACCATTAAATTATGATGTAGAAATGACAAAATATTAGTTTTGTAtctttgtaatattttttataggacacgaaaatattaaattaaattttttaggattagttttattatcattattttaattccatataaaaaaattaaataaatgaaataataaaattaaaaaaaaatacatatactcaattttaaatagtttaaacatacatttttttatttttattttataaacattttaatttattacttaaaaattaaaaattgttagatGACCGCGAACTTTACtatcatatttaaattcatgcccaggaatttgaaaaaaataatagtcccTGTCGGTATTATAGTTTGACATGCAACAATAATCATGTGCGTACATGCTCTgcatttatttgttattaaataacgTGAAATTTCGTAAACAAATAGTATTATAGAACTacagagaaatttaaaaaatattttgctattatttataaacgtcaaggaaagaataataaatttttgaatatgaatcaattaaaaagtactttgtttttatttcaaagaggTTATCGTAGCTcccgaaaatttaaaactccGAAAGTACAACGTGTTAACAATACTAGAGATGAGAGAAGACTTTATCCCAATATCGAAGAAACCGATATTGAAATTGATGAAGACTACACTGAACATGATATGGATGAACCTGATCTTTCATTTGCTCATAAATCATACGACGAACATATGaggtatttttcaaataaatttatttgcccaaaatttataagcatttaaatatcattattaattgtatgtatatatatttttacagggAATCATATATAGAAAAACAGAAGTTAAAAGGAAGAATAGTCGTACGGAAATACTTTAAAGTTGaaaatccaaattttataACGTGGGCTGAAAGAgaacaaataaaaagtttgCATAAAAAAGACAGTGTTGAATGGACTCCAGAAAGACTCAGTCAATCGTTTCCTGCATTACCAGATACAATACATAAGTTAATAAAATCCAAGTGGACTCCAAAATCAGTGGAGGTTGTAGCCAGGTatgatcaaaaaataattgaaaattggGAACAATTTAAAGCGGGGAATTTAAATGTTGAGCCTCGGCTTGCATctcatttagaaaatttcaaaggcCGTAAAATTCAAGTTACGGATTTGAAAGAAATAGCagaaaaatttgtcaaaccACCAAGGGTTTTTCCAACTCCTAAGAGTAAAGTTTTTACAACCATTGTGCAAAATTATATAGAACATAAGAAAGCAGATGCAGGAAATACTAAACCATTGGAAATTACTGATGgtaaaacaaaaagtaaaacGAAAATTACAGACATAACTTTATTCCATTCGTCTGATAAATCTAAAGGTGGAAAGTATAAaacatatgaaaaatttcttgaagaTAACGTTAACAAAATTGATGGTAACAAAGAATTGAATATTGAGGATCATCTACTTATTGCTGAATACAAACAGCAGAAAAATAAAGCAccggttttaaataatttcgataCTGATGTGTCTGTAAAAAGGGAAGATAATTCAGTAGAAGAAGCAGCAACGACAGATGAATCTAAAGTTACAAGGGCACCAGTTTCGGAAttggatataaataaaaatagtatggATACTGGAATTATTGAATGGAAAAAGAAAGGATTCGGTGCTGAAGAAGACTATCCAAGATTTATCAAAGTACCACGTGCGAAAGCTAAGCTAGGAGTGacattcaaaataaaagataGTTATTATGACAGCGATGGAGAGTTTTTATACAGGGTACCGGGATTAAGATCGTAAATTTCATGATATTGGTTAGCCGacgttcaataatttttggattttaaaaaacgatgaattgtaaacaaaaaatatttgaaaaattgcactagtttttttaattttctacatgtgcatacttctatttttttttttttgcaattgattTGTGGAaaagaaaatccaaaaatttttaattgtctgctcactgagattattaaatatcaaattttttttttttttgtaaaatattttattgtatatactttgtagtttattttattttaattataaaacttacataaaataaaaatacaaatatttgaaaaaaaaaaaaaaaaaaaaaaaaaatcctgctcaattataaattacagaaTAATCCTGAAATTAACAGccaattgtaaaattttgaatttttcttttaacaaatcgatttataaaaagtaaaaaaagaatatgcgcatgtagaaaattaaaaaaactgggcgcaattttttgaaataattttttttttataatttatcgttttaaaaaaaattcaaaaattactattagatgtcggctaacttcagtatcgtAGAACAGATGGCTCTTGATGTAATTTCTGttcgaaaaaacaaaatccaTAAGAAAGTTCTATACTTATGCACATGAACTGACATGAGTATAGAGCAGATacgagacaatttataaattttaaataaatcaagtaattaaataataaaatttaaaaaaaggcgcgtactaattttttaaatatctaactacgaatttttcaattttcattctatttccactttatttatttattcaaaagtttgaaaaaatgacaactgtcagctacattcacactgATGACACTGACTGTACCTATAGAACgcaaaaagtattaaaaatggcGGCCAAAAGTAAATTGGCGGTTTTGTTTTTCCGCTAAGTACcgcaaatattaattattataagttatatCTAATATCAcgtgagtaaatttttttttttaaatcaataataaattatttattttctcaagtaCATTAATTTGTAACACCAAATTTCGTGATTAGCCGGACCAACATAGACGCTTGTTtatgtaaaaatcaaaataaactaTAGGTTAaatacatattaataattataatgtttcagattattttgagttttataatttattgcgcACAAAAATAACTATACAAGATGATGCCCCGACGTGGTGGCAAGAGAATCCGTATGGATGATCCTGTACCCCCTGAGTACCAGGAGCCTATGACACCCATGACTCCTATGACACCAATGAATGATAATATCGGCGGTGATGGACAAGACAACTATGCCGGTTATTCTACTTACAACCAAGCACCACAAACACCATCTCACACTCCacggttatattttttaaataatgttttaattaatatttttcactatCCCAAGTAGCAACTCGGCTTCATGACGTCTATAAGATAGAATTTTTTAGGCTGTTTTTTGGCCTATCAGTAAGCCACCAACATGTTGACAAAATAAGCAGAACAGAATTTCAGTTCCATGACAACTGATCCCAcagacaattttataaaataattaattattatgacatgagtaattcaaatttactgtTTTAAATACAAACAATTGAAAGATGTGAATTAGTTGTTGGTGAAAATCAATTGTCGGTGGGATCAATTTGTAGGGatcatttatattatgaaattgTTGTCCTAAAGtctctgtgctacttgggaTACCTGCAgctaaagtttaaattcctgcaAAGACAGAAATTTCTACATTCTGGTgcagatctggtgaaaaaGTTCATTACACCCCAAGGGCGGAAAGTAGGTCGTCCCAATCTTGCCTTCGACTCGAGTAGGCAATTATACACACGTTAAAATGTCCTACTTCcctccctaggtgtgtaatatactattatctAAAATGAACTATTAATATAACAAATAACTGTATTATAGGTCAGAGAATTATTCCTCAGAAAGTTATAGCTCTCCTAGTACTTCTCAAGTTCAGTATCAAGATCAACCAGCAAATAATGAATCTGTCCAATTTGAACAGCCAACAACTCCAGCTGCTCCAAATATGAGAATAACCAGAAACACCCGAGCAAGAATGAGAGGCGGTACTGTCAATCAGCCTAAATATCGTGAGGTAGATACTGATTACGTTCCAGTTCAACCAATCAGAGGACGAGGCGGTGGTACAAGAGGTCGTGCGAAGCGGATCCCAAATACTACTAACACTGAGGATGAAGCTAGTCTTtactatataattaaaaataaccgCTCCTCTCTTACAAATATTGTAGACGATTGGATTGAAAAGTATAAGATGACCCGTGACAATGCTCTCCTGATGCTAATgcagttttttataaatgccAGCGGGTGTAAAGGACGCATCACACCAGACATGCAAGCGAACATGGAACACGTCGCTATCATTCGTAAAATGACAGAAGAATTTGATGAAGAAAGTGGCGAATATCCGCTGATAATGACTGGCCAGCCgtggaaaaaatttcgtaCCAATTTCTGTGAATTCGTGCAAATTCTCGTTCGTCAATGCCagtattcaattatttatgatcaatTCCTTATGGATAATGTGATTTCATTATTAACTGGTTTATCTGATTCACAAGTTCGTGCTTTCCGTCATACTGCAACTTTAGCAGCTATGAAATTAATGACAGCACTTGTCGATGTTGCTCTGACAGTTTCGGTAAATCTCGATAATACTCAACGTCAGTATGAGGCTGAGAGACAAAAAACTAAAGAGCGCAGAGCCAATGATCGACTAGAATCTCTTATGGCAAAAAGAAAAGAACTGGAAGAAAATAtggatgaaataaaaaatatgttgactTATATGTTTAAATCTGTTTTTGTACATAGATACAGAGATACATTACCTGAAATACGTGCAATTTGTATGGCGGAAATTGGTGTctggatgaaaaaatttcaccaaAATTTCTTGGACGATTCGTACCTGAAGTACATCGGCTGGACGTTGCACGACAAAGTGGGCGAGGTCAGGTTGAAATGTCTGCAAGCTTTGCAACCACTTTATGCCTCGGAAGAGCTCAAAGCAAAACTCGAACTCTTCACTAGTAAATTCAAAGATCGAATTGTCGCGATGACTCTTGACAAAGAGTACGACGTAGCTGTTCAAGCTGTCAAACTTGTCATATCTATTCTTAagcatcatcgtgaaattctGACAGACAAAGACTGTGAGCATGTTTACGAACTTGTTTATTCATCGCATCGAGCGGTAGCTCAAGCTGctggtgaatttttaaatgaacgaTTGTTTACTCAAGATGAAGAAGCAGTGGCAGGTGTAAAAACAAAGAGA
This genomic interval carries:
- the LOC103579637 gene encoding ribonuclease H2 subunit A: MDPETTELKENNEPTPVSDITDSEIKHEVPDSTLRRKNLDSFFGESDHCANKVYQSEVPEICKSEPCMLGVDEAGRGPVLGPMVYGITYIPLSKKQLLVDIGCADSKTLSEDERDGIFDKICDKPEEIGWAVEAISPTFICNSMYRRCKSSLNEVSMNSAIGLIKGAIEAGVNVEEIYVDTVGKSGKYEDKLKSIFPDIKSIIVAKKADSTYPVVSAASICAKVSRDHALRAWRFLEGEPKGDYGTGYPHDTVTKQWLTDNIDPIFGFPQIVRFSWSTAEKILETDAEAVQWENIESASLPKKQKISSFFVALSEDGQPQKKKHDFFVNRCLTNTIKL
- the LOC103579639 gene encoding uncharacterized protein LOC103579639, with product MNQLKSTLFLFQRGYRSSRKFKTPKVQRVNNTRDERRLYPNIEETDIEIDEDYTEHDMDEPDLSFAHKSYDEHMRESYIEKQKLKGRIVVRKYFKVENPNFITWAEREQIKSLHKKDSVEWTPERLSQSFPALPDTIHKLIKSKWTPKSVEVVARYDQKIIENWEQFKAGNLNVEPRLASHLENFKGRKIQVTDLKEIAEKFVKPPRVFPTPKSKVFTTIVQNYIEHKKADAGNTKPLEITDGKTKSKTKITDITLFHSSDKSKGGKYKTYEKFLEDNVNKIDGNKELNIEDHLLIAEYKQQKNKAPVLNNFDTDVSVKREDNSVEEAATTDESKVTRAPVSELDINKNSMDTGIIEWKKKGFGAEEDYPRFIKVPRAKAKLGVTFKIKDSYYDSDGEFLYRVPGLRS